The Niastella koreensis GR20-10 genome includes a window with the following:
- a CDS encoding methyltransferase domain-containing protein, with amino-acid sequence MKDLICVHTKKTLEYITQPLEQLIAPGSTYNYPVIDGIPVLLPNPSLFLAETWYQYSKYVLKQEEAAGKYHNPYQGLAFRKNAADALKKGTLSNMGLIRHAIDGIEKYFSKKQLLNVAVNNKFQDLFQVKAFNYLKRDWCGFPEAEEQLSIIRNSLSAVISEHCHDTQTALVLGAGLGRIAWDISDRFDHLYATDLAFPMASFYNGIAKGKQINFADLNFSQIRDNKHSTNSLTASAAAVGYTETDRAHINDKIAYFLSDATQLPLPDRSVSCILSVYFTDVLPFPQLFPEINRVLKKDGLFIHFGPLGNNFSQVQAMFTAEDIKAYLVKYDYESVYENTAGAWHMKTGEKMHADHYANWVYAARKKEAADPQITAAYLNADSVISLHSNFRFTITGEKSSAGETISHTLYNCYQGKEYKDARQVIDFLFLVNGKRSVRQLAIEYGNQSGDNDSIQSVLTLTQFLVREQILTIVKT; translated from the coding sequence ATGAAAGATCTGATCTGTGTACACACCAAAAAAACGCTGGAATATATTACTCAACCACTGGAACAACTAATTGCGCCGGGTTCTACATATAACTATCCCGTTATTGATGGCATTCCGGTACTGTTGCCAAATCCTTCGTTGTTCCTGGCAGAAACCTGGTATCAATACAGTAAGTACGTATTGAAACAGGAAGAAGCTGCAGGCAAATACCACAACCCTTACCAGGGATTGGCCTTCAGGAAAAATGCAGCCGATGCACTGAAAAAAGGAACACTTTCAAATATGGGACTTATCCGGCATGCTATCGATGGTATTGAGAAATATTTCAGCAAAAAACAATTACTGAATGTAGCGGTAAACAATAAATTCCAGGACCTGTTCCAGGTTAAAGCGTTTAACTACCTGAAAAGAGACTGGTGCGGTTTTCCGGAGGCAGAAGAACAATTGAGTATTATTCGCAATAGTCTATCAGCTGTTATCAGCGAACATTGTCATGACACGCAAACGGCATTGGTATTGGGCGCGGGACTGGGACGTATAGCCTGGGACATCAGCGATCGTTTCGATCACCTGTATGCAACTGATCTGGCCTTTCCCATGGCATCGTTCTATAACGGGATCGCGAAAGGGAAGCAGATCAATTTTGCGGACCTCAACTTTTCCCAGATCAGGGATAATAAACACAGCACCAACAGCCTGACTGCCTCAGCGGCGGCAGTTGGTTATACCGAAACCGACCGGGCTCACATCAACGATAAGATTGCTTATTTTTTGTCTGATGCCACGCAATTGCCCCTGCCTGATCGTTCTGTATCCTGTATACTCTCGGTTTATTTTACCGATGTGCTCCCGTTCCCACAACTGTTTCCCGAAATAAACAGGGTGCTTAAAAAAGACGGACTGTTTATTCATTTTGGTCCCCTGGGCAATAATTTCAGCCAGGTACAGGCAATGTTCACCGCCGAGGATATTAAAGCCTACCTGGTCAAATATGATTATGAAAGCGTTTATGAAAACACGGCCGGCGCCTGGCATATGAAAACGGGTGAAAAAATGCATGCCGATCATTACGCTAACTGGGTGTATGCAGCCCGGAAAAAAGAAGCAGCCGATCCGCAAATAACTGCTGCCTACCTCAATGCTGATAGTGTTATCAGTCTTCATTCAAATTTCAGGTTTACTATAACGGGAGAAAAAAGCAGTGCCGGTGAAACCATCAGCCATACTTTATACAATTGCTACCAGGGTAAGGAGTATAAAGACGCCAGGCAGGTGATTGATTTTCTCTTCCTGGTAAATGGTAAAAGATCAGTACGCCAACTGGCCATTGAATATGGTAATCAATCAGGCGACAATGATTCCATTCAGTCTGTGCTTACCCTTACCCAATTTTTGGTACGCGAACAAATTCTCACCATTGTCAAAACATAG
- a CDS encoding tetratricopeptide repeat protein: protein MCTTLKKSSLLLGLLIVMQWCHAQTNCNVFHDSCHIKACLIYNAADQFPQGTRKSQQYYDSAIRTCPDYAEAWREISVPYLKRGDFYTWRKYMDRAVDLKPYPFLGIRGWCLFKFLRDYNGALTDLRRFDTLSGFHPMNSGDGNYNLYIVMALCERELGNYPQAFHYFAVGIDSVLAQQGDKWIGFSDYIHRAVTKMRTKDYAGALADLDLQLKKYDNYAEIYYYQGLIYQSLRQEKEAMASLEKARTLAAADHHLSDIYCEMQDEVFIEDIDEAIHSIKK from the coding sequence ATGTGTACTACCCTGAAAAAAAGCAGCCTGTTGTTGGGTTTGCTCATAGTTATGCAATGGTGCCATGCACAAACCAACTGCAATGTATTTCACGATAGTTGCCATATCAAAGCCTGTCTTATATACAATGCAGCCGATCAATTTCCGCAAGGCACACGCAAATCGCAGCAATACTACGACAGTGCTATAAGAACATGTCCTGATTATGCCGAAGCCTGGCGGGAGATAAGCGTTCCTTATCTCAAACGCGGCGATTTTTATACCTGGCGAAAATATATGGACCGGGCGGTTGATTTGAAGCCTTATCCTTTTTTAGGCATCCGGGGCTGGTGCCTGTTTAAATTTCTCAGGGATTATAACGGTGCTTTAACCGATCTGCGCAGGTTCGACACGCTATCGGGATTTCACCCTATGAATAGTGGCGATGGCAATTATAATTTGTACATTGTTATGGCGCTTTGTGAACGGGAGTTGGGGAATTACCCGCAGGCCTTCCATTATTTTGCGGTGGGTATTGACAGTGTGCTGGCGCAGCAGGGCGATAAATGGATAGGGTTTTCAGACTACATCCACCGGGCTGTAACCAAAATGAGAACCAAAGATTATGCAGGCGCCCTGGCTGATCTTGACCTGCAACTAAAAAAATACGACAATTACGCCGAGATCTATTATTACCAGGGCCTCATCTATCAATCACTGCGCCAGGAAAAAGAAGCTATGGCAAGTTTGGAAAAAGCCAGGACCCTGGCAGCCGCCGATCACCATTTGTCAGACATCTATTGCGAAATGCAGGATGAAGTGTTTATTGAGGATATCGATGAAGCTATTCATAGCATAAAAAAATAG
- a CDS encoding GntR family transcriptional regulator yields MKENSLASLVYGEIRKKILANQLTGGSRLAENTWANKLEVSRVAVREALIRLSGEGLVEFGEKGGCFVRSITTEDVKEIRELREILELGALKLLFKHRNKEVIKELEQICGDFSSMVERGYHSGACEADVKFHETLIKGSGNARLMTIYTNSNIPLFHFKLSSSGHVNDYSETDTEHRRIVECLKNNDLEAASQTLLQHLTRGEKLMLEMVLVES; encoded by the coding sequence ATGAAAGAGAACTCTCTGGCAAGTTTAGTGTATGGGGAGATCAGGAAAAAGATCCTCGCCAATCAGTTAACCGGCGGTTCCAGGCTGGCCGAAAATACCTGGGCCAATAAACTGGAAGTAAGCCGTGTGGCCGTACGGGAAGCGCTGATCCGCCTGTCGGGTGAAGGGTTGGTGGAATTTGGCGAGAAGGGCGGCTGTTTTGTACGCTCCATTACCACCGAAGACGTGAAGGAGATCAGGGAGTTGCGGGAAATTCTGGAGCTGGGGGCCCTGAAATTGCTTTTTAAACACCGCAATAAGGAGGTGATCAAAGAACTGGAGCAGATCTGCGGCGATTTTTCATCCATGGTGGAACGGGGGTACCACAGCGGCGCCTGCGAGGCGGATGTGAAGTTTCACGAAACCCTCATTAAAGGCTCAGGAAACGCCCGTTTGATGACGATCTATACCAACAGCAACATTCCACTGTTCCACTTCAAATTAAGCTCCTCAGGCCACGTAAACGACTATTCCGAGACCGATACCGAGCATCGCCGCATTGTGGAGTGTTTGAAGAACAACGACCTGGAAGCCGCTTCCCAAACGCTTTTACAGCACCTGACCCGGGGCGAAAAACTGATGCTTGAAATGGTGCTGGTGGAAAGCTAA
- a CDS encoding Nramp family divalent metal transporter: MKGAWKSWLGSLVPGIITVAVVFGPSKVTIASKLGAQYGSSLLWVIVITIFFMAIFTNMAARIGMATQKSLLTTIREKWGNAGAGLIGLGVFAVCTSFQIGNAVGAGIAIGELTHTASKPWSIVISLIAIALLFARRFYALLSKVMIGIVLLMLFSFLVTCMVSHPSFNEIITGFKPGLPPGADTLVIAFVASTFSLVAAFYQSYLVQQRAAALSNEARLAMKDRSLTGMLMLGIMSAAVMLCAAAVLHPRGIAVQSAKDMGKALEPLFGLRAAQLFLLGLLASSFSALVGNSVLGGTIFSDAVQWGYSMDQKRVKGCIAVIIALGAILAYIFGAMPLQMIVFAQGITILIVPVIGLALLLISNDGAVMGKWKNNAFQAISACAGLLLILVLAGMNIKTLFFK; encoded by the coding sequence ATGAAAGGTGCATGGAAAAGTTGGCTTGGTTCCCTGGTTCCCGGTATCATAACAGTGGCCGTTGTATTCGGGCCCAGTAAGGTAACCATCGCCTCAAAGCTGGGGGCCCAGTATGGCAGCTCCTTACTATGGGTGATTGTAATAACCATTTTCTTTATGGCTATTTTTACCAACATGGCTGCCCGCATAGGCATGGCTACGCAAAAGTCCCTGCTTACAACCATCCGGGAAAAATGGGGTAATGCCGGGGCCGGGCTTATCGGTTTAGGCGTTTTTGCGGTATGTACTTCTTTTCAGATCGGCAATGCAGTGGGCGCCGGCATCGCTATCGGCGAGCTTACGCATACCGCCAGCAAACCCTGGAGCATTGTTATTAGTCTCATCGCAATAGCCTTGCTCTTTGCCCGGCGGTTTTACGCCCTGCTATCCAAAGTAATGATCGGGATAGTATTGCTGATGTTGTTTTCCTTCCTGGTTACCTGTATGGTGTCACATCCTTCTTTTAATGAAATAATAACCGGTTTTAAACCCGGCCTTCCGCCCGGCGCCGATACGCTGGTGATAGCCTTTGTGGCGAGTACCTTTTCGCTGGTGGCTGCTTTTTATCAATCGTATCTGGTGCAACAGCGTGCTGCTGCTTTGAGTAATGAAGCCCGGCTCGCCATGAAAGACCGAAGCCTTACCGGCATGCTGATGTTGGGTATTATGAGTGCGGCCGTAATGTTATGTGCTGCGGCTGTATTGCATCCCAGGGGTATAGCCGTGCAAAGCGCCAAAGACATGGGCAAGGCGCTGGAGCCGTTGTTTGGATTGCGCGCGGCCCAGTTGTTCCTGCTGGGATTATTAGCCTCTTCTTTTTCTGCCCTGGTTGGCAATTCCGTGCTGGGCGGCACCATCTTTTCGGATGCCGTTCAATGGGGATACAGCATGGACCAGAAACGGGTGAAGGGATGTATTGCCGTGATCATTGCGTTAGGGGCCATCCTGGCTTACATCTTCGGCGCCATGCCTTTGCAGATGATCGTTTTTGCGCAGGGCATTACCATTCTTATAGTTCCGGTGATCGGGCTGGCATTACTGCTTATCTCAAACGATGGGGCGGTAATGGGTAAATGGAAGAACAATGCTTTTCAAGCAATCAGCGCTTGTGCCGGCTTGTTATTGATCCTGGTACTGGCGGGGATGAATATAAAGACCCTGTTTTTTAAGTAA
- a CDS encoding biotin/lipoyl attachment domain-containing protein, which produces MSKLDQLSEEKEVTREVIGKPPPLIILYGSGLILWIVMILLVFSWIIYVPERITGAITLGTDRQVARITAPDSGLLYTLVGDGQLVQKDSPLCLIAGPQTKRIIKSPATGKLSFLYETTSIEKGRLIAVVVPADTPAMMGRMLIPVEKALRVRNGLPVNVTMRGTRNKETLSFSGTTAGMSLVPDKKHYLVTVIFPGGIHLPAGALPSTALLEGEAQLITGNRRLIQRIFGYFN; this is translated from the coding sequence ATGAGCAAGTTGGACCAGTTATCCGAAGAAAAGGAAGTTACGCGGGAGGTTATTGGAAAGCCACCGCCCCTGATCATTTTATATGGTTCGGGATTGATCTTATGGATTGTAATGATATTACTGGTATTTTCCTGGATCATTTATGTACCGGAACGCATTACAGGCGCCATTACCCTGGGTACCGACAGGCAGGTAGCCCGGATCACAGCGCCTGATAGCGGCCTGCTATACACGCTGGTGGGCGATGGCCAGCTGGTGCAAAAAGATTCACCGCTTTGCCTGATCGCAGGCCCGCAAACCAAACGTATTATAAAAAGTCCTGCTACCGGAAAACTCAGCTTCCTGTATGAAACCACTTCCATTGAAAAAGGCCGCCTGATAGCCGTAGTAGTGCCTGCTGATACCCCGGCCATGATGGGGCGCATGTTGATCCCGGTTGAAAAAGCATTGCGGGTTCGTAATGGGCTGCCGGTAAACGTTACCATGAGAGGTACCCGAAATAAAGAAACCCTTTCATTTTCCGGAACTACTGCCGGCATGTCGCTGGTACCGGATAAAAAACACTATCTTGTTACCGTTATTTTTCCTGGTGGTATTCATCTTCCTGCCGGCGCCCTGCCTTCCACCGCTTTACTGGAAGGGGAAGCGCAACTGATAACCGGTAACAGAAGATTGATCCAACGGATCTTCGGTTACTTTAATTAA
- a CDS encoding peptidase domain-containing ABC transporter — MKKFPFFRQLDQMDCGPTCLKMIAKHYGKNYSVEYLRTKSHITRNGVSFLGLSQAAESIGIKTLSVNIDFQKLKDDAPLPCIAHWKQKHFVVVYKTDNRYIYVANPSIGLLKYRHDKFQEGWLQNSDKASAGPVLILKPNKEFYDNEGAPEKKMWEEGKFLWHYIRPHKKILYQLLLGLIAATLILLIFPFTTQAIVDYGIGSKSLSFIYIILLGQLMLFISQSAIETVRSWLLLHLSARINISIISDFLAKIMKLPVSFFESKMTGDLLQRIEDNQRIENFLSSTTLNVLFSMVTLVIFGSILATYDGKIFFIFLVATIVYISWVVLFVKKRAILDYQRHDEAAANRSGILQLINGITEIKLNNSQLRRRWEWETIQMRLYKVLMKGLSLGQIQSNGANFINQLKNIIIIIVAAENVVQGRITLGSMMAIQYIIGQLNAPINSLITFFQSAQDARLSIKRLAEIHNELSEEDELAQNGVTVAPQPGNIKLVNASFRYGGATRWILNNINLEIPQGKVTAIVGASGSGKTTLLKLILKLYKITQGEIRVADENILAINTDQWRGQCGVVMQDGFIFSDTVARNITESASDEPLDKERLKDAVEISNLSTLIESLPNGYTTNLGYNGVSMSGGEKQRMLIARAVYKNPSYLFLDEATSSLDANNEKEILGKLSQFYKGKTVLIIAHRLSTVKNADQIVVMSKGSIVECGTHEQLVATKGHYFTLIKNQLELGN, encoded by the coding sequence ATGAAAAAATTTCCTTTTTTCCGTCAGCTCGATCAAATGGATTGTGGTCCCACGTGTTTAAAAATGATTGCAAAACACTATGGGAAGAATTATAGTGTAGAGTATTTAAGAACAAAGAGTCATATAACCCGGAATGGGGTTAGTTTTTTGGGGCTTTCACAGGCGGCAGAATCGATCGGCATTAAAACGCTGTCGGTAAATATTGATTTTCAAAAATTAAAGGACGATGCGCCGTTACCCTGCATCGCCCACTGGAAACAAAAGCACTTTGTGGTCGTTTACAAAACCGACAACCGGTATATTTATGTAGCAAATCCTTCCATAGGCTTATTAAAATACCGGCACGATAAATTTCAGGAAGGGTGGTTGCAAAATTCCGACAAAGCCAGTGCCGGCCCGGTATTGATCTTAAAACCGAATAAAGAATTTTATGATAACGAGGGTGCGCCGGAAAAGAAGATGTGGGAAGAAGGAAAATTCCTTTGGCATTATATCCGGCCACATAAAAAGATCCTGTACCAGTTATTACTGGGGCTTATAGCGGCTACGCTTATTTTGTTGATCTTTCCCTTTACCACCCAGGCGATCGTTGATTATGGCATAGGCAGTAAAAGCCTGTCGTTTATCTATATTATTTTACTGGGACAGTTGATGTTGTTTATTTCACAGTCAGCTATTGAAACGGTGCGAAGCTGGTTGTTGCTGCACCTGAGTGCGCGCATAAACATTTCCATTATCTCCGATTTTCTGGCGAAGATCATGAAACTGCCTGTTTCATTCTTTGAGTCAAAAATGACGGGCGATCTGTTACAACGAATTGAAGACAACCAGCGCATCGAGAATTTTTTATCATCCACCACGCTCAATGTGCTGTTCTCGATGGTGACCCTGGTTATCTTTGGTTCTATTCTGGCAACTTATGATGGGAAGATCTTTTTTATTTTCCTGGTAGCCACCATCGTTTACATCAGCTGGGTGGTTTTGTTTGTAAAAAAACGGGCCATCCTCGATTACCAGCGGCACGATGAAGCAGCGGCCAACAGAAGCGGCATTCTTCAATTGATCAATGGGATCACCGAAATAAAGCTTAACAACAGCCAGCTGCGCCGCCGTTGGGAATGGGAAACTATTCAAATGCGGTTGTATAAAGTGTTGATGAAGGGATTATCGCTGGGGCAGATCCAGTCAAACGGCGCCAACTTTATAAACCAGCTAAAGAATATTATCATCATCATTGTAGCTGCAGAAAATGTAGTGCAGGGACGGATCACGCTCGGCAGCATGATGGCTATTCAATACATCATCGGGCAACTGAACGCGCCCATTAATTCCCTGATCACCTTTTTTCAATCGGCCCAGGATGCAAGACTAAGTATCAAGCGGCTTGCAGAGATCCACAATGAATTATCAGAGGAAGATGAGCTGGCCCAAAATGGGGTCACCGTAGCACCTCAACCAGGTAACATCAAATTAGTAAATGCCAGCTTCCGGTATGGCGGCGCCACCAGGTGGATACTGAATAATATCAATCTCGAAATTCCACAGGGAAAAGTGACGGCGATCGTAGGCGCCAGCGGAAGCGGTAAAACCACTTTATTAAAGTTGATACTGAAGCTGTACAAAATAACGCAGGGCGAGATCAGGGTGGCGGATGAAAATATCCTGGCCATAAATACCGATCAGTGGCGCGGGCAGTGTGGCGTGGTAATGCAGGATGGTTTTATTTTTTCCGATACCGTTGCCAGGAACATTACCGAATCGGCATCAGATGAACCGCTGGATAAAGAACGGTTAAAAGACGCAGTGGAAATAAGCAATCTCAGTACGTTGATTGAAAGTTTACCCAATGGGTATACCACCAACCTGGGTTATAACGGCGTTTCGATGAGTGGGGGCGAAAAGCAACGAATGCTTATTGCCAGGGCTGTTTATAAAAATCCATCCTATCTCTTTTTGGATGAGGCTACCAGTTCGCTCGATGCCAATAATGAAAAGGAGATCCTGGGTAAGTTATCGCAGTTTTATAAAGGCAAAACCGTGCTGATCATTGCACACCGGTTAAGCACCGTTAAAAACGCCGATCAGATTGTGGTAATGAGTAAAGGCAGCATTGTGGAATGCGGCACCCACGAGCAATTGGTGGCTACAAAAGGACATTATTTTACGCTTATCAAAAATCAACTGGAACTGGGTAATTAA